The Terriglobales bacterium genome includes the window CGCGCCGTAGCGGCTGAAATATTCCTGCCTGCGCAGGTTGTCGCGGGCATTGTTGGTGACGATCCAGTACGTCAGTGGATCAACTTCCAGCACAAGCCTTTTGGTGCCTTGTGGCTGGATCAGTAGTAGGTCACGCCTGGGAACGAGCGACTCCAGCAGTTCCAGCTGCGTATCATTGAATTGGAAAATCTCGGTGTAGAGACGACGGTCGATATTCGGATTGGCGAGGAATATCTTGGTCGGGCAGGATTCGTTGACAACGTGCAGCATCTCCGATGTCTGCAACTCCACGACCGATTGCGTCGCAAGGATCATCGCGGCGTTCTTCTTGCGCCAGGTCTTTTCCGCACGCGTGATCCAGTCGCGGATGGTCTGGTTCTTGAGGAAGATCCATGCTTCGTCGATGACAAAGGCTTTGAAGATCGCGGTGTTCTCAGGCTTTTCGATCTCCGATGACGCACGCTGCAGGACGTAAAACAACAGCGGTTCCAGAATGTCCGGATATTCGGACCAACCGTCAAAGTTGAAGGTCTGAAAACGCGAGAAGGTCAGTGTGTCTTCGACGTTGTCGAAGAGGTATCCAAACTGACCAGCCTGCGTCCAGCGATGGAGCCGTTCACCAAGCGGACCGAGAATAGAGGCGAAGTTGGTTAAGGTCCGTATCTCGCGCGGAAGCTTGTAGGCGCGCTCAATCGCGGCAAACAGCGCCTTCTCGTCCGTTGTTGTTAGTTCATATCGCCCACCAGATTCGATCAACACTCGCAGGAAGAGATAGAGGAAGTTCAGATTCTCGTGCGTCGGGTCGAGTGAGAACGGATTGATGGTGAAGCCGGGGTTCTTCAGTCCGACATTGAGATAGGTTCCGCCAAAGACGCGCGTGAGTGTTTCGTAACTGCCACCGAGATCAAAAATGAATGTCAGCGGTTCATACTTCTGGAGCGACTGAAGCAGGGAGCCCAGAGCAAAACTCTTGCCGGAACCGGTGGCCCCGAGGACCAGCGTATGCGCCACATCTCCCGCGTGCAGATTCAGGTAATAGGGAGTTCCATGGGCGGTTTCAAGCACTGCAAGGTATTCTCGTTCCAGGTGGGCATTCCAGGGTTTTCCGGAATCGACCGTAAACAGGAACGACAAGTCGGCGTAATTGGAGTTGATCGCCCACTGACGGCGGAGGTTGAACTGGCGATTGCCCGGTACGGTGGCAAAGAAGGTATTCAACAGGTTGTAGCGTTCCTCATAAAGCAGGCCATCGTGCGTGGTGAACAGTTTTTGGAATTCTCCAATCGTCTGTTCCACCTTCATACGGTCTTCGTCATAAATGATGGCCGAGAGCGTGAACTCACCGAAGGATTTGCCCTCCATTCCAAGTGCGGTCAGCGCGTCACCTAATTCGGCGACGGCAGCCTCTTTTGAATCGTCCACCAATTCATCGCGAGGCCCGGTGTTCTGGCGGTCCTGCAAGTTGGAAAGAAAACTGGTCTTGGAGTTGTGGTAGTGGCGGCGCCGCTTATTGATCTCCTTGCGCGCGTCGGCGTTATCCACCGGATGCCACTCGGTGACAACGTGGAAATTGGCTGGAATGTCGAGCAGCCCGTTGAGTAGCAAAGGCTGCGTTTCACTCGGCATCTCCTTCAGTGTCAGGACACGGACGAAGTAGTCATCCAGACGGAGATAGCCGCGATGTGCTTCCAGCTCCGAGCCGCACAACTGCCAGTCGAGGAAGCGCGGCCCGTGCAGTCGCGCTTCTTGAACTTTGGAGGGGCGGAAGTTCACGAGACGCCGGACCAGCCGGAAGGTCTTCTCCGCCCCTAGCAGCTCGACCTCGATCAGGTCGTTGAGCTGCCCACTCAAGCTCTGCACTCTTTGCTGCAACCGCATCCGGTCGCGTTCGATCTCTTCGTACAGAAGAGTGCGTTCTTTATGACTGGAGGCCAAGCCCCACAAAGCGCGAAGCGATTGTCGTGGGTGTTTTGGCAACTGTGCCAATGCGTGCAGCAATCCAGTCCTGGCGTGTCTGCCGTCGATCATCACGACCCAGAAGATCTCGATCGAGTACAACCGCTCGGCCTTCGATTCAAGGAACGACGTGCGTTGTCCGAAGGTGGCGCGTACCAGTGGACTGCCTTGTCGCGGGCACGGAATAGCAGGCAAATTGTGTTTGAAGAGGATCTGATAAAGCCGCGTCCTGGTGTCGAGCGATCGAAAAGCCGCTTCCAGTCGTTTCACCGCGTAGTCACGTCCTGCATGGTCGAGGCTTTCGTAGTCGATGCCGCCAATGCGCAGCGCACAACCGAGATCGCCGGACTTGGTCAGGAAGCAGTGTTCATCCCAGAAGCCGTACAGATTGATCTGAGCGGCGAATGATCCTGCCTCTTTCCAGTCCTCGGTGATGTTGCTAGTCCTGAACACGGTGACTCCTGATCGTGATTGCGATGGGTTCCCATTTCATCGGGTCGTACCGTCTGCGGAATTTGCTGGAGTTGAAGAGCACGCGGAGGATTTCCACGTCGTGTTTGGTGGCGATACGGGCTGCGACAACACTTACAACGAACAGCACAATGCCGCCTAACAGTGAGTGCATGAGCGAGAAGATTGCCCCTCCTGAGATCAACGCGACGAAGAACAGTCGCCTCTCTGCACCCAAGATGGTCAGTGGGCGGTTCATGGCCTTGAACACCTTGTTGCGCCGATATTCCAGTTGTGAGCCGCCCTTGACCATCGCGCAGTCTCCTCCTTTCTTCTGTTGTTCTTATGGAAACAACCAGGCCATGAAGTTCACTGCCCCGATGGCCATGCCGACGCCGAAGACGATTCCAGCCAGCATCCGCTTGGACTGGCCCTCGCCATAGGCGAACATCAAACCGCCGACGACGATGGCTACCAGCGACAAACCGGTGGCGATGGGGCCGGTAAAAGCTGTACGGAGAACATCGACAGCGTTTTCCCAGGGGGAGGCACTTGTGCCTTGCGCAAAGGCTGGAATGGTCAGCAACGTCAGCGAAGCGGTTAAAGCGGTACGTAACGGCGTGCCGAATCTTCGGCGCTTAGGAGTTAAGGGAGTAGGTGGCTGCATGAATCAGGTTCCTCCGAGTTTTCGCGGACCATCTGCCGCGTGCTCGGAAGACCCTAAGCCAGAAATCGAGACACCATTTGTATCTTTTTAGGACGATTATTCTCTTTTAGGCAATAATCGCTGGGCGGCGATCCTGTTGCGGATTCTTGCCATACGATCTACGGCGATGCGGTGGTACGCCTCGTCCAGTTCGATTCCGATAAAGTGACGGCCAGTGAGTAAGGCCGCAGCGCATGTCGATGCCGAGCCACAAAATGGATCGGCTACAAGATCGCCGGTCCGCGAAAAACTCTCGATCAACGGGATGAGCGACGAAACCGGCTTCTGTGTCGGATGCAACTTGTTCCGGGAATAGCGGAACTCCCGCACATCAGAGATCGGCGCGGCGGGCGCGTTCGGATGACCCTTGGCTAGTAAGAAAGCCTGCTCGTGCTGGTAGCGCAGGAATGTCGTTCTCGATGCATAGTCTTTCGCGAACACGAGGTGGCCGACTGGATGGAATCCTGCTTCCCGCCATGCTTGCAAGAAAGAATCAATCCTCGACCAGCCGTAGAAGCAGATCATGAAGCGGTTGGTTTTCAGGATTCGGAATGCTTCAGTGAATGCCGGCTTAAGCCAGGAGTCATCGCGGTCATTCGGAATGCTGCGGCCTGCGCGATCACGGAAGTTCACCAGATACGGTGGATCGGTCAGAATCAGATCCACGCTCTGTGCAGGAAGCTGGCACATCACCTGAATGCAATCGCCATGGACGATGCTGTTAACGAGCGTGCCGTTGTGGACGCGAACTGCGTTTGCGGTTGTCATTTTCGAATCTCCTCTTGCCCCTTGTCTCTGGAGTCGCTCGGGGCACACTGGGCGGAGCCATGCGAGGGGTCCTGCTCCCAAGGGAGACGCGGTGCATTCCCGGAGGATCGCGAGGGAATTTTGCCGACGAAAAAAGTCCGTTATCCGCATGCGAAATTGCGGCGTGAAACCGGGACCCGGAGGGCGCGAGTTTTCATGTCTCCCAAACATTCAGAAAAAATAAAATGGCGAAAACTCGCGAAGCAGAACAGCGCTTCTCGCAGGGCGCAGGAAGAATTCCCAGAGCAGTGCCTGAGCGAAGCAAGAGATCAAAGTGCAAATGGAGACACTATGGCTACAGCGACTAGAGACCGGAAGGAGGTCATTCCCTGTTGCGATTCCGCACAGATCCCAGGAGTACGTAGGGCACTCTCAAGTCCCCGGGAACAATACAACTCATGGATTCCAGCCGAAGGCGTGGCCTCATTCGGCGCTAATACCAGAAACAGCCTACGCTCAAACAAAACGACTCTACGCCGTCTTCTGATAGAACGAGAACCGTTGCGTGCTTGTTTTGCGGCCAGAAAAACGCAGCCACAGATAACCGCAAATGCCCGCGACAGTCGAAGCCACAAGAATCGCGAACTTGGAGATATTCACCAACTGTAGGTTTTCGTAGGCAAGACCGGCGATGAATATCGATACCGTAAACCCAATTCCGGCCACGATCCCAATCCCTGCTAGTTCCCTGAAGGACATGTCGTTGGGGAGCGAGGCCAGCCGGGTTCGAGCTGCAATCCAGCTAAACAGGAAAATGCCAATCGGTTTTCCCAACACAAGGCCCACAACAACACCCCAAAATAAAGTCGTCTGAAACGAAGCTCTAACCGCACTCGCGGAAAATGTGATTCCAGAATTCGCAAAGGCGAACAGTGGCAACACGACAAAGGCGACCCAGGGATGGAGCGCACGGGTGAGGCGTTCAATCGGAGAGTCAGTGCTTACAACTAATGCTTCAAGCGCACCGAGATTAGCATCGGCACGGCTTACGTTATCTTCCCGCATTGATTGCCGGAACTCTGCCAGTATCGGCGCCGACCTTTCCTCAAATGCGGAGCGGGAAACAGTCTGCCGCGTACTCACCATGAACGCAAGAACTACACCTGCGATAGAGGCATGGATTCCGGACTTCAGAATAGCCATCCAAAAGAGAATGCCTAACAGCACATAGGGAAATGCAAACCTGACTCGCGCCCAGCGTAAGCCGTAAACCCCCAGGAGGAGTGCTCCCCCGAACACAAGAGGAGCAATTTGAATCGTCTCGCTGTAGAAGAAAGCAATCACGGCGATGGCACCGATGTCGTCTGCTATGGCAAGAGCCAAAAGCAATACTTTCGCTTCACTGGAAATACCGGGGAGCAACGACAATATCCCCACGGCAAAGGCGATATCCGTAGCCATCGAAATACCCCATCCCGGTGCAAACGGCGTAGCGTGGGTAAGTACCAAGAACAAAGTTGCCGGAACGATCATGCCGCCCAGTGCGGCGATAACCGGAAGAAACGCCTGTTTTCGAGTAGATAGATATCCATGAGCCAGTTCATGCTTGATCTCCATCCCAACCAGAAAGAAAAACAGTGCCATGAGGCCATCATTAATCCAGTGGTGAAAATCTTTACCTACATGCAAGAATCCCAAGTCAAAGGATAGTTCCGCTTGCCAAAAGCGATAATAGTAGTCAGCCCAAGGTGAGTTTGCCCAGCCCAACGCCAGGAGAGCTGCGGACAGTAAAAGAATCGCACTGACTCCCTCCCGGTAGATAAACTCTTGTGCAGGAACTTCGATGTGGCGTGTGGCAAACGAGAACTCTTGATCGACGTTGAGTTGCCCTAATCTGCGCGGTGGAATCGTCATCTTCTTTTCCTAACAGCACCCTCTGCTGCGATCCTGAGCGTTTCAGAGGAAAAACCCTTGGCAGATGCTCAAGCACCTGCCAAGGTGAACCAATTAGCGGTCCATCGTCGAACTGCATTCCGTCGGTTCTTTCTTTGTTAATTCCTTCTCTAGGGTGAAGAAGTTGAGCAGGTGCAAAGACTCGGGCGGCCCGGCACGCCCGAGTTCGTCCGGGAACGAAAGCTTACCGCACCCGTTCGGCACCAGCTGATATGTACTGTGAGTACTGAACTCTTGCCATCGAAATACGAAACCATCTCTAGGCTTCGCAACTGCCACACGAACGCGTAATCGCTTGAGGTGCTTTCGAAAGCAGATCCTTAGGGCTTCGACCCGATGATTGCCGTCGTGGATGTAGTACGTTCCATGCGGAGTTCGAGAAACAATCAACGGCGGGATTTGTCGGCGACAAGCGATCTGCCGCGTCCAGGTAGCTAGGACATCCCAATGTTTCAGCGTATGTGCGGGTTCCAGGAGACCGAAATCAATGAGACAAATCTCAAGATCAACTTTGCCCTGCCAGTAGCAAGGGGCGTGCGACCAAAACCAGTGATAAGCCTTGGAATCGGCCACGCGAATCTTAGGCAAACGCTGCTGTACGTGCGTAGACACTTATCCTCCATCTGTGCGCAATCAAAAGCAGGCATGGTTGGTACTGGCGCTAAACGAGGAAAGTGGTCTCAGCAACGGAGGGTGGGCAGGGACAAACTATTGAAGGTGGATTCAGAGAATTGAAAAGCATCGACACTGATACGATCCCTCAATAGAACAAACGTCAAGAGAACCATCACCAGGGACAAGACACCGACAAACATGTCCTTGAATGTCTTCAGGACCGGTGGGGCATTGATCGGAATGATCGCTGGAAATGCCAACAGCACAAATAGTGTAACAACTATCATGCCAGTGATGATGATTGGAGCATTTCGAGCCATCGACCTTAGTATGTTAGGTGAGATTTAGGTAGTCAATGGGATTCGAGAGCAGCTAGCCCATTGGCGTGTTTTTACCGTTTCGAGGACTAGAAATGCTTGTTCTAATGCGGTGTCGAACAGAAAAGCTTCAAGTCTGCTTCTGCTTTCTGTTTTGCCGTAGCAAAGTCAGGTGCATGGCCTGCGGTAAGCCGGACCCCTCGGCGAGTCACACAATACTGAAAACCAACGCCGGAGTCAGCAACTTCAACGTAGGCAACATAGTCCCGTTGGGCAATCCCGAACCTGAGGACTCCAGCGTTGATGGCGTCGGTCATATCAAACACGCTAGACACAAGTCACTCTCGATCTGAAAACTCTTCGACAGCATATTCGAGTTCTTAGAAAACGAACTTAATTCTGCGTTTTGTTCCAAATTCGTAACGAGAACTCCCGTATTGAAAATTGTGGCGATCAAGCAGGCTAATTTCGGGAAGAGAATTACTTTGCGATCTTCCAGGCAGCTTGTGGGCCACGTCGCGCCCGATACCAAACTGCGAGCCTCTTATCTTCGGTGGGAATATGTTTTCCGAGCCATCCTTGCAGCAGCTCCAACATAGCAATGTTCGATATGGAATCTCCCGCGTCGGAGCCTCCTTGAAATGCTAACAGCATCCCCAGTACCTCTTGGTGCTGTCTCTTATGCTCGGCTTGGGCCGGATAGCCAAGCTTCTCCATGACCTGCTCTTCTTCAGCAAAATGCGATTTTGTAAAAGCGACCAGTTCCTGGAGAATGGAGTTGAGTACTTGTGGGTCTTTTTCTAAGGTGCTTGCGTCGTGCAGTTGATTCATGAGTCGCACGACCTCTCGGTGCTCAGCATCAAGTTCAGGGAATCCGAGATCCGGCAATTCATCAACACGTATCAGCGCCATCTGTATCTCCGCAATCTGTGCTCATGGACGCATCGAATATTGACTAATAGTCGCCTCATATTTTCAATGCGCCCGATAAAAAAGCTCGCTAGCGGCGAAACTCTGTAGCGGCACGCAGTGCGATCACCGGGGAATACGCAATGGCTCCATAAGCGTAAAGGTCACTTCACGCACGTTGCCTGCTCGTGTTGAAAACAACGGTATCTGATCGGTATGTATGGTATAGGTGGTGCCAACGATCTTAACTGCGATGAGTTCGACTACGTCGACATAGCCTGCATCGTAGTGATGCCCCGTAACGGAAACGGTAACCTCTGTCAGAGCCGGAATCGCAGTAGTAAAACCGATGCGCACGGGTACAACAACTCTGCCTGACATAATGTGGGGAGAAAGCTGTATACCCGCCGGAACCTGCGAAATGTCTGCTTTGATCTGAGTACCTGCAAGAATGATCAGTGAATCGTTGGTCTCCTCTGAGCTGCCAGATACTTGCGGATTCCCTGCTTTTTTCTGCTCAACCTCGTTGGTAATGGCGGGCTCAATGGGTGGTTTCGGAACCGTCGGATCTCGTTCCTCCGCATCCCTAGAAGCTGTAGCAGCAGATAAGTCCTTGTCGGGGCCAGAAGCAGGCGGCAGGTCTGCGTCGGTGTATATCTTTTTGGCTTTATCTTTCTTTTCTAGCTGGTTGCGCTTATCTTTTTGCTCTCGTGCGATATCTCCCAGCGGTTGACTCGATGAATCTTGCTGTGAGTATGCCAAGCAATTCATGGCAACAATAATCGCTGCTATCGATAGCTTCGTCAGGCTGTGCATGATTTAGCTTTTCTCGCAAACATTGTTCGAGAGGATGATTTCACTTCTCGGCTAGCTGGTAAAGGTTACCCAGTCCTAACCTAAACCCATTAGGTGAATGCAGTTGGGACTTATGTGGTTTGTTCTCGCAAAGATCTAGCCTGACATGAGCGAAAACAATGGATCCCATCTCGGGACTTTGGTTACAAGTTCGGAACCAAGCCCGAGCGCATCGGTAAATCGTCGGCCACAGAATTTTGGGTTGGGCGTGTGGGAGTCTTCTTCCCGTGGGGCGGGATAGCAAAGCCGCTGCGAACGCAGCATCCCCAGCCGGGTGGGAACACGGGCGTC containing:
- a CDS encoding DUF87 domain-containing protein, which gives rise to MFRTSNITEDWKEAGSFAAQINLYGFWDEHCFLTKSGDLGCALRIGGIDYESLDHAGRDYAVKRLEAAFRSLDTRTRLYQILFKHNLPAIPCPRQGSPLVRATFGQRTSFLESKAERLYSIEIFWVVMIDGRHARTGLLHALAQLPKHPRQSLRALWGLASSHKERTLLYEEIERDRMRLQQRVQSLSGQLNDLIEVELLGAEKTFRLVRRLVNFRPSKVQEARLHGPRFLDWQLCGSELEAHRGYLRLDDYFVRVLTLKEMPSETQPLLLNGLLDIPANFHVVTEWHPVDNADARKEINKRRRHYHNSKTSFLSNLQDRQNTGPRDELVDDSKEAAVAELGDALTALGMEGKSFGEFTLSAIIYDEDRMKVEQTIGEFQKLFTTHDGLLYEERYNLLNTFFATVPGNRQFNLRRQWAINSNYADLSFLFTVDSGKPWNAHLEREYLAVLETAHGTPYYLNLHAGDVAHTLVLGATGSGKSFALGSLLQSLQKYEPLTFIFDLGGSYETLTRVFGGTYLNVGLKNPGFTINPFSLDPTHENLNFLYLFLRVLIESGGRYELTTTDEKALFAAIERAYKLPREIRTLTNFASILGPLGERLHRWTQAGQFGYLFDNVEDTLTFSRFQTFNFDGWSEYPDILEPLLFYVLQRASSEIEKPENTAIFKAFVIDEAWIFLKNQTIRDWITRAEKTWRKKNAAMILATQSVVELQTSEMLHVVNESCPTKIFLANPNIDRRLYTEIFQFNDTQLELLESLVPRRDLLLIQPQGTKRLVLEVDPLTYWIVTNNARDNLRRQEYFSRYGAEEGLLRLAHDYPNLQSQEMKGDQ
- a CDS encoding VirB3 family type IV secretion system protein, encoding MVKGGSQLEYRRNKVFKAMNRPLTILGAERRLFFVALISGGAIFSLMHSLLGGIVLFVVSVVAARIATKHDVEILRVLFNSSKFRRRYDPMKWEPIAITIRSHRVQD
- a CDS encoding TrbC/VirB2 family protein, translating into MQPPTPLTPKRRRFGTPLRTALTASLTLLTIPAFAQGTSASPWENAVDVLRTAFTGPIATGLSLVAIVVGGLMFAYGEGQSKRMLAGIVFGVGMAIGAVNFMAWLFP
- a CDS encoding DNA methyltransferase — encoded protein: MTTANAVRVHNGTLVNSIVHGDCIQVMCQLPAQSVDLILTDPPYLVNFRDRAGRSIPNDRDDSWLKPAFTEAFRILKTNRFMICFYGWSRIDSFLQAWREAGFHPVGHLVFAKDYASRTTFLRYQHEQAFLLAKGHPNAPAAPISDVREFRYSRNKLHPTQKPVSSLIPLIESFSRTGDLVADPFCGSASTCAAALLTGRHFIGIELDEAYHRIAVDRMARIRNRIAAQRLLPKRE
- the nhaA gene encoding Na+/H+ antiporter NhaA, which gives rise to MTIPPRRLGQLNVDQEFSFATRHIEVPAQEFIYREGVSAILLLSAALLALGWANSPWADYYYRFWQAELSFDLGFLHVGKDFHHWINDGLMALFFFLVGMEIKHELAHGYLSTRKQAFLPVIAALGGMIVPATLFLVLTHATPFAPGWGISMATDIAFAVGILSLLPGISSEAKVLLLALAIADDIGAIAVIAFFYSETIQIAPLVFGGALLLGVYGLRWARVRFAFPYVLLGILFWMAILKSGIHASIAGVVLAFMVSTRQTVSRSAFEERSAPILAEFRQSMREDNVSRADANLGALEALVVSTDSPIERLTRALHPWVAFVVLPLFAFANSGITFSASAVRASFQTTLFWGVVVGLVLGKPIGIFLFSWIAARTRLASLPNDMSFRELAGIGIVAGIGFTVSIFIAGLAYENLQLVNISKFAILVASTVAGICGYLWLRFSGRKTSTQRFSFYQKTA
- a CDS encoding ParB/Srx family N-terminal domain-containing protein, which encodes MSTHVQQRLPKIRVADSKAYHWFWSHAPCYWQGKVDLEICLIDFGLLEPAHTLKHWDVLATWTRQIACRRQIPPLIVSRTPHGTYYIHDGNHRVEALRICFRKHLKRLRVRVAVAKPRDGFVFRWQEFSTHSTYQLVPNGCGKLSFPDELGRAGPPESLHLLNFFTLEKELTKKEPTECSSTMDR
- a CDS encoding hemerythrin family protein, producing MALIRVDELPDLGFPELDAEHREVVRLMNQLHDASTLEKDPQVLNSILQELVAFTKSHFAEEEQVMEKLGYPAQAEHKRQHQEVLGMLLAFQGGSDAGDSISNIAMLELLQGWLGKHIPTEDKRLAVWYRARRGPQAAWKIAK